A single region of the Streptomyces caelestis genome encodes:
- the sepF gene encoding cell division protein SepF, which produces MAGAMRKMAVYLGLVEDDGYDGRGFDPDDDFEPELDPEPERDHRRHEPSHQPHGSHQPQRDEEVRVAQPPAPREPAARSASLPAESGRPARIAPVASITQERASLEKNAPVIMPKVVSEREPYRITTLHPRTYNEARTIGEHFREGTPVIMNLTEMDDTDAKRLVDFAAGLVFGLHGSIERVTQKVFLLSPANVDVTAEDKARIAEGGFFNQS; this is translated from the coding sequence ATGGCCGGCGCGATGCGCAAGATGGCGGTCTACCTCGGCCTCGTGGAGGACGATGGGTACGACGGCCGCGGATTCGACCCCGACGACGACTTCGAACCCGAACTGGACCCGGAGCCCGAGCGGGACCACCGACGGCACGAGCCGTCTCATCAGCCGCACGGCTCACATCAGCCGCAAAGGGACGAAGAGGTACGAGTCGCACAGCCGCCCGCACCTCGTGAACCGGCCGCCCGTTCCGCTTCGCTACCCGCGGAATCCGGCCGCCCGGCGCGCATCGCGCCCGTGGCATCCATCACACAAGAACGCGCAAGTCTGGAGAAGAACGCACCGGTGATCATGCCCAAGGTCGTGTCCGAACGAGAGCCTTACCGGATCACCACGCTCCACCCACGGACCTACAACGAGGCCCGTACCATCGGGGAACACTTCCGTGAAGGCACCCCGGTGATCATGAATCTGACTGAGATGGATGACACAGATGCGAAGCGACTTGTCGACTTTGCGGCCGGTTTGGTGTTTGGTCTTCACGGCAGTATCGAGCGGGTGACGCAGAAGGTGTTCCTGTTGTCGCCTGCTAACGTCGATGTCACGGCGGAGGACAAGGCCCGCATCGCAGAGGGCGGGTTCTTCAACCAGAGCTGA
- the pgeF gene encoding peptidoglycan editing factor PgeF — protein sequence MIGQRESVSGAHFAFTDRWGGVSAAPYEELNLGGAVGDDPDAVRTNRELAAKSLGIVPDRVVWMNQVHGAEVAVVDGPWGSSSGIPSVDAIVTTRRGLALAVLTADCVPVLLADPVAGVAAAAHAGRPGMIAGVVPAALRAMTDLGAEPSRIVVRTGPTVCGRCYEVPAAMRAEVAAIEPAAYAETSWGTPAVDVSAGVHAQLERLGVCDRAQSPVCTLESDDHFSYRRDRTTGRLAGYVWLG from the coding sequence GTGATAGGACAGCGCGAAAGCGTGAGCGGCGCCCACTTCGCCTTCACCGACCGGTGGGGCGGGGTGAGCGCCGCTCCGTATGAGGAGCTCAATCTCGGCGGGGCGGTCGGCGACGACCCCGACGCCGTACGCACCAACCGCGAACTGGCCGCCAAGTCGCTGGGCATCGTGCCGGACCGGGTGGTCTGGATGAACCAGGTGCACGGGGCCGAGGTGGCGGTGGTGGACGGGCCGTGGGGATCTTCGTCCGGGATTCCGTCGGTCGACGCGATCGTCACGACGCGGCGGGGGCTCGCCCTCGCCGTGCTCACCGCCGACTGCGTGCCGGTGCTGCTCGCCGACCCCGTCGCCGGGGTCGCCGCCGCGGCCCACGCGGGCCGGCCCGGCATGATCGCCGGGGTCGTCCCGGCCGCGCTACGCGCGATGACGGACCTGGGCGCCGAGCCCTCCCGGATCGTCGTCCGCACCGGACCCACTGTCTGCGGCCGGTGTTACGAAGTGCCCGCGGCGATGCGCGCCGAGGTGGCGGCCATCGAGCCGGCGGCGTACGCCGAGACGAGTTGGGGCACGCCGGCGGTCGACGTGAGCGCCGGAGTGCACGCACAACTGGAACGGCTCGGGGTGTGTGACCGGGCGCAGTCGCCGGTGTGCACGCTGGAGTCGGACGATCACTTCTCGTATCGCCGCGACCGCACCACCGGTCGGCTCGCGGGCTATGTGTGGCTGGGCTGA
- the ftsW gene encoding putative lipid II flippase FtsW, giving the protein MPTSRTGRPSVPRTPKRPAAPRLARENRVLAFYTRARRGWDRPLTAYYLIFGGSLLITVLGLVMVYSASQITALQMSLPGSYFFRKQLLAAVLGAGLLFAASRMPVKLHRALAYPILAGAVFLMVLVQVPGIGVSVNGNQNWIALGGSFQIQPSEFGKLALVLWGADLLARKQDKKLLTQWKHMLVPLVPAAFMLLGLIMIGGDMGTAIILTAILFGLLWLAGAPTRLFIGVLSIAAVLGTILITSSSNRMARLQCLGATEPQSGPVDCWQAVHGIYALASGGIFGSGLGASVEKWGQLPEAHTDFIFAVTGEELGLAGTLSVLALFAALGYAGIRVAGRTEDPFVRYAAGGVTTWITAQAVINIGAVLGLLPIAGVPLPLFSYGGSALLPTMFAIGLLIAFARDEPAARAALAMRQPRFGRKRETGGTGSGRSPRRWNTMRRRALAARSSGER; this is encoded by the coding sequence ATGCCCACCAGCCGCACCGGACGGCCTTCGGTCCCACGCACTCCCAAGCGCCCCGCCGCGCCCCGGCTCGCCCGCGAGAACCGCGTCCTGGCCTTCTACACCCGTGCGCGCAGGGGCTGGGACCGGCCGCTGACCGCCTACTACCTCATCTTCGGCGGCAGTCTGCTGATCACCGTGCTGGGCCTGGTGATGGTCTACTCGGCCTCCCAGATCACCGCGCTCCAGATGTCGCTGCCGGGCTCGTACTTCTTCCGCAAGCAGCTGCTCGCAGCCGTACTCGGCGCCGGGCTGCTGTTCGCCGCTTCACGGATGCCGGTGAAACTGCACCGCGCGCTGGCCTACCCGATCCTCGCGGGCGCCGTCTTCCTCATGGTCCTGGTGCAGGTCCCCGGGATAGGAGTGTCGGTCAACGGCAACCAGAACTGGATCGCCCTCGGCGGCTCCTTCCAGATCCAGCCCAGCGAGTTCGGCAAGCTCGCCCTCGTGCTGTGGGGCGCCGACCTGCTCGCCCGCAAGCAGGACAAGAAGCTGCTGACCCAGTGGAAGCACATGCTCGTCCCGCTGGTCCCGGCCGCGTTCATGCTGCTCGGACTGATCATGATCGGCGGCGACATGGGCACGGCGATCATCCTCACGGCGATCCTGTTCGGCCTGCTGTGGCTGGCGGGCGCTCCCACCCGGCTGTTCATCGGTGTCCTGTCGATCGCCGCGGTGCTCGGCACCATCCTCATCACGTCCAGCTCGAACCGGATGGCCCGCCTGCAGTGCCTCGGCGCCACCGAACCTCAGTCCGGCCCGGTCGACTGCTGGCAGGCCGTGCACGGCATCTACGCCCTCGCCTCGGGCGGAATCTTCGGCTCCGGGCTGGGTGCGAGTGTGGAGAAATGGGGGCAACTCCCCGAGGCCCACACCGACTTCATCTTCGCCGTCACCGGTGAGGAACTGGGCCTGGCGGGGACGCTGTCGGTACTCGCCCTCTTCGCGGCTCTAGGCTATGCGGGTATCCGCGTGGCCGGACGCACGGAGGACCCCTTCGTGAGGTATGCCGCGGGAGGCGTGACCACCTGGATCACGGCCCAGGCCGTGATCAACATCGGTGCGGTGCTCGGTCTGCTGCCGATCGCCGGCGTCCCCCTCCCGCTGTTCTCCTACGGAGGGTCCGCCCTGCTGCCGACCATGTTCGCCATCGGGCTGCTGATCGCCTTCGCGCGAGACGAGCCCGCTGCGCGGGCGGCGCTTGCGATGCGGCAACCCCGCTTTGGTAGAAAGCGGGAGACTGGGGGAACCGGTTCCGGCCGGAGTCCCCGGAGATGGAACACGATGCGACGGCGCGCCTTGGCGGCGCGCTCGTCCGGAGAGCGGTGA
- a CDS encoding YggS family pyridoxal phosphate-dependent enzyme gives MTERKDELAANLAKVERRIADACAAAGRAREDVTLIVVTKTYPGTDVRILSELGVRHVAENRDQDAAPKAAACADLPLTWHFVGQLQTNKVRSVAGYADFVQSVDRSKLVTALSKEAVRAGRELGCLIQVALDAGESERGERGGVAPAGIEELADLVAEAPGLRLAGLMTVAPLTGEYAGREQAAFGRVMDLSTDLRRSHPAATMVSAGMSADLEQAVAAGATHVRVGSAVLGVRPRLG, from the coding sequence ATGACGGAACGCAAGGACGAACTCGCCGCGAATCTGGCGAAGGTGGAGCGGCGCATCGCCGACGCGTGCGCGGCCGCGGGGCGGGCGCGCGAAGACGTGACCCTGATCGTGGTCACCAAGACCTACCCCGGGACCGATGTGCGGATCCTCTCGGAACTCGGTGTGCGGCACGTCGCCGAGAACCGCGACCAGGACGCGGCTCCGAAGGCCGCCGCTTGTGCGGATCTGCCCCTTACTTGGCATTTTGTCGGTCAACTCCAGACCAACAAGGTGCGATCCGTGGCCGGTTACGCGGACTTCGTGCAGTCCGTCGATCGTTCCAAGCTCGTCACGGCTCTGTCGAAGGAGGCCGTCCGCGCCGGTCGTGAGTTGGGGTGTCTCATCCAGGTCGCGCTCGACGCCGGTGAGAGCGAGCGGGGCGAGCGGGGAGGCGTGGCGCCCGCGGGAATCGAAGAGTTGGCCGACCTCGTAGCGGAAGCACCGGGGCTGCGGCTCGCCGGACTGATGACCGTCGCACCGCTCACCGGCGAGTACGCGGGACGCGAACAGGCTGCGTTCGGGCGGGTGATGGATTTGTCGACCGACCTGCGCCGGAGTCATCCGGCTGCCACCATGGTCTCGGCAGGGATGAGTGCGGACCTCGAGCAGGCCGTGGCGGCCGGAGCGACACATGTGCGCGTCGGTAGCGCGGTACTCGGAGTCCGCCCCAGGCTCGGGTAA
- the ftsZ gene encoding cell division protein FtsZ — MAAPQNYLAVIKVIGVGGGGVNAINRMIEVGLKGVEFIAINTDAQALLMSDADVKLDVGRELTRGLGAGANPAVGRKAAEDHREEIEEVLKGADMVFVTAGEGGGTGTGGAPVVANIARSLGALTIGVVTRPFTFEGRRRANQAEDGIAELREEVDTLIVIPNDRLLSISDRQVSVLDAFKSADQVLLSGVQGITDLITTPGLINLDFADVKSVMSEAGSALMGIGSARGDDRAVAAAEMAISSPLLEASIDGARGVLLSISGGSDLGLFEINEAAQLVSEAAHPEANIIFGAVIDDALGDEVRVTVIAAGFDGGQPPSKRDNVLGSSSVKREEPAPVRQTESRPSFGSLGSVTPKEDPEPAPEPVNDIPVAPPVPPAPRTYSDSAAEELDVPDFLK, encoded by the coding sequence GTGGCAGCACCGCAGAACTACCTCGCAGTCATCAAAGTCATCGGTGTCGGCGGCGGTGGTGTCAATGCCATCAACCGGATGATCGAGGTCGGTCTCAAGGGCGTCGAGTTCATCGCCATCAACACCGACGCGCAAGCTCTGTTGATGAGCGACGCCGACGTCAAGCTGGACGTCGGCCGTGAACTCACCCGCGGACTCGGCGCCGGAGCCAACCCGGCCGTCGGCCGCAAGGCCGCCGAGGACCACCGCGAGGAGATCGAGGAGGTCCTCAAGGGGGCCGACATGGTCTTCGTGACAGCCGGTGAAGGCGGCGGCACCGGCACCGGCGGCGCGCCCGTCGTGGCCAACATCGCCCGCTCGCTCGGTGCCCTCACCATCGGTGTGGTGACGCGCCCGTTCACCTTCGAGGGACGGCGCCGCGCGAACCAGGCCGAGGACGGCATCGCCGAGCTCCGTGAAGAGGTCGACACCCTCATCGTCATCCCGAACGACCGCCTGCTGTCCATCTCGGACCGCCAGGTCTCGGTGCTGGACGCCTTCAAGTCGGCCGACCAGGTCCTGCTCTCCGGTGTCCAGGGCATCACCGACCTCATCACCACCCCGGGCCTGATCAACCTCGACTTCGCCGACGTCAAGTCGGTCATGTCCGAGGCCGGCTCGGCCCTGATGGGCATCGGCTCCGCCCGCGGCGACGACCGCGCGGTGGCCGCCGCCGAGATGGCGATCTCCTCGCCGCTGCTGGAGGCGTCCATCGACGGCGCCCGCGGTGTGCTGCTCTCCATCTCCGGTGGCTCGGACCTCGGTCTGTTCGAGATCAACGAGGCCGCCCAGCTGGTGAGCGAGGCCGCCCACCCCGAGGCCAACATCATCTTCGGCGCGGTGATCGACGACGCCCTGGGCGACGAGGTCCGGGTCACCGTGATCGCGGCCGGCTTCGACGGCGGCCAGCCGCCCTCCAAGCGGGACAACGTCCTCGGCTCGTCCTCGGTCAAGCGCGAGGAGCCGGCCCCGGTCCGGCAGACCGAGAGCCGCCCGTCCTTCGGTTCGCTCGGCAGCGTGACCCCGAAGGAGGACCCGGAGCCTGCTCCGGAGCCGGTCAACGACATCCCGGTCGCCCCGCCGGTCCCGCCGGCGCCGCGGACCTACTCGGACAGCGCGGCCGAGGAACTGGACGTACCGGACTTCCTCAAGTGA
- a CDS encoding cell division protein FtsQ/DivIB codes for MAGSTTAERGERQQESSGPPPLLRSRRARLRALVILGLVLVFLGIPTVWLFYGSDWLRAEHVSVSGTRVLTPAQVTAAADVPLGKPLVSVDTDAIETRLRQKLPRIDSVDVTRSWPHGIDLKVVERTPVLIVQKGGKFIEVDDEGVRFATVSKAPKGVPALQLALSRSSSAAASLRRFGESRLVREAVDVARAVPAVVARDTRTVKVRSYDDISLELRDGRTVAWGSSEKGAAKARTLTALMKASPGARYFDVSVPTAPASSGS; via the coding sequence GTGGCCGGATCGACCACCGCCGAGCGCGGTGAACGCCAGCAGGAGTCGTCCGGCCCGCCGCCCCTCCTACGGTCGAGGCGGGCCCGGCTTCGCGCGCTCGTCATCCTGGGGCTCGTCCTGGTGTTCCTCGGCATCCCGACGGTATGGCTGTTCTACGGCTCCGACTGGCTGCGCGCCGAACACGTCTCCGTGTCGGGTACACGGGTCCTGACGCCGGCTCAGGTCACGGCGGCCGCCGACGTCCCCCTGGGGAAACCGCTGGTTTCCGTCGACACCGATGCGATCGAGACGCGACTGCGTCAAAAATTGCCCCGAATTGACTCGGTTGACGTGACCCGTTCCTGGCCCCATGGAATCGACCTGAAAGTGGTCGAGCGGACTCCGGTTCTGATTGTGCAAAAGGGCGGAAAGTTCATCGAAGTGGACGATGAGGGCGTCCGTTTCGCCACGGTTTCCAAGGCGCCGAAAGGCGTGCCCGCACTGCAATTGGCGCTCTCCCGGTCCAGCTCCGCCGCCGCCAGCCTGCGCCGCTTCGGCGAGTCGCGGCTGGTGCGCGAGGCGGTGGACGTCGCCCGTGCCGTTCCGGCCGTCGTCGCACGCGACACACGGACCGTCAAGGTCCGTTCCTACGACGACATCTCGCTGGAGTTGCGGGACGGCCGCACGGTCGCCTGGGGGAGCAGCGAGAAGGGCGCCGCGAAGGCTCGTACCCTCACGGCCCTGATGAAAGCCTCGCCCGGCGCGCGGTACTTCGACGTGAGTGTTCCCACCGCGCCCGCGTCATCAGGGAGTTGA
- the murD gene encoding UDP-N-acetylmuramoyl-L-alanine--D-glutamate ligase, producing the protein MGSGQVTSSVSSEFKGKHVTVAGLGVSGVPAAKVLHGLGAIVTAVNDGADERARAQAAELEALGITVRLGDGDTLPEGTELIVTAPGWKPDKPLFAAAEQAGVPVWGDVELAWRLRGPHAAPWLAVTGTNGKTTTVQMLASILKAAGLRTAAVGNIGVSLLDAVLGDEQYDVLAVELSSYQLHWAPSLRAHSAAVLNLAPDHLDWHGSMEAYAADKGRIYEGNRVACVYNVADKATEDLVREADVEEGCRAVGFTLGTPGPSQLGVVEGILVDRAFVENRQKNAQELAEVADVNPPAPHNIANALAAAALARAYGVPATAVRDGLRAFTPDAHRIAHVADVDGVAYVDDSKATNTHAAEASLAAYESIVWIAGGLAKGATFDELVTKSAPRLRGAVLIGADRALIREALARHAPEVPVVDLDRTDTGAMRAAVQEARRLAHTGDTVLLAPACASMDMFANYNKRGDAFADAVRELGSADG; encoded by the coding sequence CGGTGTCCTCGGAGTTCAAGGGCAAGCACGTCACCGTCGCCGGGCTCGGCGTCTCCGGCGTCCCGGCGGCCAAGGTGCTGCACGGCCTCGGCGCGATCGTCACGGCCGTCAACGACGGCGCCGACGAGCGCGCGCGGGCGCAGGCCGCCGAACTGGAGGCGCTCGGCATCACCGTGCGCCTCGGTGACGGCGACACCCTGCCCGAGGGCACCGAGCTGATCGTCACCGCGCCCGGCTGGAAGCCGGACAAGCCGCTGTTCGCGGCGGCGGAGCAGGCGGGCGTCCCGGTCTGGGGCGACGTCGAACTGGCCTGGCGCCTGCGCGGCCCCCACGCGGCCCCCTGGCTGGCCGTCACGGGCACCAACGGCAAGACCACCACCGTCCAGATGCTCGCCTCGATCCTGAAGGCGGCGGGCCTGCGCACGGCCGCCGTCGGCAACATCGGCGTCTCCCTGCTGGACGCGGTGCTCGGCGACGAGCAGTACGACGTGCTGGCCGTGGAACTGTCCAGCTACCAGCTGCACTGGGCGCCGTCGCTGCGCGCACACTCGGCCGCGGTGCTCAACCTCGCCCCCGACCACCTCGACTGGCACGGCTCCATGGAGGCGTACGCCGCCGACAAGGGCCGGATCTACGAGGGCAACCGCGTCGCCTGCGTCTACAACGTCGCCGACAAGGCCACCGAGGACCTCGTCCGCGAGGCCGACGTCGAGGAGGGCTGCCGGGCCGTCGGCTTCACCCTCGGCACGCCCGGGCCCTCCCAACTCGGCGTCGTGGAGGGCATCCTGGTCGACCGCGCCTTCGTCGAGAACCGGCAGAAGAACGCCCAGGAGCTCGCCGAGGTCGCCGACGTCAACCCGCCGGCCCCGCACAACATCGCCAACGCCCTCGCGGCGGCGGCCCTCGCGCGGGCGTACGGCGTGCCCGCCACGGCCGTACGGGACGGCCTGCGGGCGTTCACCCCGGACGCCCACCGCATCGCGCACGTGGCCGACGTGGACGGGGTCGCGTACGTCGATGACTCCAAGGCCACCAACACCCACGCCGCCGAAGCCTCGTTGGCGGCCTACGAGTCGATCGTGTGGATCGCGGGCGGGCTCGCGAAGGGCGCGACCTTCGACGAGCTGGTCACCAAGTCGGCGCCGCGGCTGCGCGGGGCCGTGCTGATCGGCGCGGACCGCGCGCTGATCCGCGAAGCCCTGGCGCGACACGCCCCGGAAGTACCCGTCGTCGACCTGGACCGGACCGACACTGGGGCGATGCGCGCGGCGGTGCAGGAGGCGCGGCGGCTCGCTCACACCGGTGACACGGTGCTGCTGGCTCCGGCCTGCGCCTCCATGGACATGTTCGCCAACTACAACAAGCGCGGGGACGCTTTCGCGGACGCCGTTCGCGAGCTCGGCTCCGCCGACGGCTGA
- a CDS encoding YggT family protein produces the protein MSVVLDVVYIALMCFLIVLIFRLVMDYVFQFARSWQPGKAMVVVLEATYTVTDPPLKLLRRFIPPLRLGGVALDLSFFVLMIIVYILISIVSRL, from the coding sequence ATGAGCGTGGTACTGGATGTCGTCTACATCGCGCTGATGTGCTTCCTCATCGTGCTCATCTTCCGGTTGGTCATGGACTATGTCTTCCAGTTCGCCCGCTCATGGCAACCAGGCAAGGCGATGGTGGTCGTTCTGGAGGCCACCTACACTGTCACGGATCCACCGCTCAAGCTTCTGCGGCGGTTCATTCCGCCGCTGCGTCTCGGGGGCGTGGCGCTCGACCTGTCCTTCTTCGTGCTGATGATCATCGTCTACATCCTGATCTCGATCGTGAGCCGGCTGTGA
- a CDS encoding DivIVA domain-containing protein: MPLTPEDVRNKQFTTVRLREGYDEDEVDAFLDEVEAELTRLLRENEDLRAKLAAATRAAAQNQQNMRKPPEQQDQQQQQQQQQQQGMRGPGGPVPAGISGPPQQQMGGPMGGPPQLPSGAPQLPAGPGGQGGPQGPGPMGQGPGGPGPMGQPPMQQQMGGPMGGPMGGPMGGPGQGGPGGDSAARVLSLAQQTADQAIAEARSEANKIVGEARSRAEGLERDARAKADALERDAQEKHRVAMGSLESARATLERKVEDLRGFEREYRTRLKSYLESQLRQLETQADDSLAPPRTPATASLPPSPAPSMAPAGASAPSYGGGNQTMGGGPSPSGPSYGGQQQMSPAMTQPMAPVRPQGPSPMGQAPSPMRGFLIDEDDN; the protein is encoded by the coding sequence ATGCCGTTGACCCCCGAGGACGTGCGGAACAAGCAGTTCACGACCGTCCGCCTCCGAGAAGGCTATGACGAGGACGAGGTCGATGCCTTCCTCGACGAGGTCGAAGCCGAACTGACCCGCTTGCTCCGCGAGAACGAGGACCTGCGCGCCAAGCTGGCCGCGGCGACGCGTGCTGCTGCCCAGAATCAGCAGAACATGCGCAAGCCTCCGGAGCAGCAGGATCAGCAGCAGCAGCAACAACAACAGCAGCAGCAGGGCATGCGCGGTCCTGGTGGTCCCGTACCCGCCGGCATATCGGGCCCGCCGCAGCAGCAGATGGGTGGCCCCATGGGTGGTCCGCCCCAGCTGCCGAGCGGTGCCCCGCAGCTGCCCGCCGGTCCCGGCGGTCAGGGTGGCCCGCAGGGTCCCGGCCCGATGGGCCAGGGTCCGGGCGGTCCCGGCCCGATGGGTCAGCCCCCTATGCAGCAGCAGATGGGTGGTCCGATGGGCGGCCCCATGGGTGGTCCGATGGGCGGCCCCGGTCAGGGAGGCCCCGGTGGCGACAGCGCCGCCCGCGTCCTCTCGCTGGCCCAGCAGACCGCCGACCAGGCGATCGCCGAGGCCCGTTCCGAAGCCAACAAGATCGTCGGCGAGGCGCGTTCGCGTGCCGAGGGTCTGGAGCGTGACGCCCGTGCCAAGGCCGATGCCCTGGAGCGGGACGCGCAGGAGAAGCACCGCGTCGCGATGGGCTCCCTGGAGTCCGCCCGCGCCACGCTGGAGCGCAAGGTCGAGGACCTGCGCGGCTTCGAGCGCGAGTACCGCACGCGCCTGAAGTCGTACCTGGAGTCGCAGCTGCGCCAGCTGGAGACCCAGGCCGACGACTCGCTGGCCCCGCCGCGTACTCCGGCGACCGCCTCCCTCCCGCCGTCCCCGGCGCCTTCCATGGCACCGGCCGGCGCGAGCGCCCCGTCGTACGGCGGTGGCAACCAGACGATGGGCGGCGGCCCCTCGCCGTCCGGTCCGTCCTACGGCGGTCAGCAGCAGATGTCCCCGGCGATGACCCAGCCGATGGCGCCGGTGCGTCCGCAGGGCCCGTCGCCGATGGGTCAGGCGCCCTCCCCCATGCGGGGCTTCCTGATCGACGAGGATGACAACTGA
- the murG gene encoding undecaprenyldiphospho-muramoylpentapeptide beta-N-acetylglucosaminyltransferase gives MHVVLAGGGTAGHIEPALALADALRRQDPTVGITALGTERGLETRLVPERGYELALIPAVPLPRKPTPELITVPGRLRGTIKATEQILERTKADAVVGFGGYVALPGYLAAKRLGVPIVIHEANARPGLANKIGSRYASQVAVSTPDSKLRGARYIGIPLRRSIATLDRAAVRPEARAAFGLDPNLPTLLVTGGSQGARRLNEVIQQVAPWLQQAGIQILHAVGPKNELPHVQQMPGMPPYIPVSYLDRMDLAYAAADMMLCRAGAMTVAELSAVGLPAAYVPLPIGNGEQRLNAQPVVKAGGGLLVDDAELTPEWVQQNVLPVLADPHRLYQMSRAAAEFGRRDADDLLVGMVYEAIAAARAHR, from the coding sequence GTGCATGTCGTACTCGCCGGCGGAGGAACCGCGGGCCACATCGAGCCCGCGCTCGCCCTCGCGGACGCCCTGCGCAGGCAGGATCCGACCGTGGGCATCACGGCCCTGGGCACGGAGCGCGGTCTCGAGACCCGACTCGTACCCGAGCGCGGGTACGAACTCGCGCTGATCCCCGCCGTACCGCTGCCACGCAAGCCCACCCCCGAGCTGATCACCGTCCCGGGCCGGCTGCGCGGCACCATCAAGGCGACCGAGCAGATCCTGGAGCGCACCAAGGCGGACGCCGTGGTCGGCTTCGGCGGCTACGTCGCCCTGCCCGGCTACCTGGCGGCCAAGCGCCTGGGCGTGCCGATCGTCATCCACGAGGCCAACGCTCGGCCCGGCCTGGCCAACAAGATCGGCTCGCGCTACGCCAGCCAGGTCGCCGTCTCCACCCCGGACAGCAAGCTGCGCGGCGCCCGCTACATCGGCATCCCGCTGCGCCGCTCCATCGCCACGCTCGACCGGGCCGCCGTACGCCCCGAGGCCCGGGCGGCGTTCGGCCTCGACCCGAACCTGCCCACGCTGCTGGTCACCGGCGGCTCCCAGGGCGCCCGCCGCCTGAACGAGGTCATCCAGCAGGTCGCGCCCTGGCTCCAGCAGGCCGGCATCCAGATCCTGCACGCGGTCGGCCCGAAGAACGAACTGCCGCACGTCCAGCAGATGCCGGGAATGCCTCCCTACATCCCGGTAAGTTACCTGGACCGGATGGACCTCGCGTACGCCGCGGCCGACATGATGCTCTGCCGCGCGGGCGCGATGACCGTCGCCGAACTCTCCGCCGTCGGGCTCCCGGCCGCCTACGTCCCGCTGCCCATCGGCAACGGCGAACAGCGGCTCAACGCCCAGCCGGTGGTCAAGGCCGGCGGCGGCCTGCTGGTCGACGACGCGGAGCTGACCCCCGAGTGGGTCCAGCAGAACGTCCTGCCCGTGCTCGCCGACCCGCACCGGCTGTACCAGATGTCCCGCGCCGCCGCCGAGTTCGGCCGCCGGGACGCCGATGACCTGCTCGTCGGCATGGTGTACGAGGCGATCGCCGCCGCCCGTGCACACCGCTAG